The genomic stretch CATTCTTTTTTTCTTTATCCAACTAACTTCTCACATTCTTTATTTTAGTAAACATGTGAATGAAAATTATTACCGCATAAATAATATGATTCTTATTCACCTTAAGTAAACATGCTTTGATTtagttttcaaaaatatcttcACATTCACTTATTTTTATAGGTCCTGCTCATTTTTTTgttttccaaatattttcaaaTTGGATACCAATtcagatctaattttttttcaaGTGCCGCGGCTGCTATGACTATTTTAAACTCTGGAGCGGCTATTAGAATCTCCACCTAAGCAAGAAGTTAGCTGTCACACCTTAaccttaaattatttattttgtccaaAGTTTGATTtgatacaaacaaacaaaatttgACCCCAAAACTCAAAACAATCACTCATCTCAAACAttcctatatataaatatatatttacacacATAATATCAAATAACAGCATAAggaaattaaattaattgattCATCAATTCTCAAACAAAAGAGATGAACTCCGATGAAATCAAAGAGGAGAATCACTCTCAATATGCCATGCAACTTGCGACCTCGTCCGTACTACCAATGGTTCTCAAAGCAACAGTTGAGCTGGGCCTTCTTGACATAATCGAGAGAGCAGGCCCAGGAGCTCTTCTCTCCCCGGCCCAAATAGCTTCCGAGCTCCCAACTCACAACCCAGATGCCCCTATGCTTCTTGATCGCCTGCTTTGCCTCCTCTCATCTCATTCTGTTCTCGCTTGTTCTCTTTCCCCTGACCAGTCTCGTGATGGGAAGATCCTCAGGCTATATGGGCTGGCCCCAGTTGCCATGTACTTCGTTAGAAATGGTATTGATGGAGTTTCACTAGCACCTTTACTATGCACCATGCAGGACAAGGCGTATATCGATATATGGTAATGATTTTTCGATGTGTTATATAGATTTGTATAACTAGAGTCTTGTTGGATTGATTTAAATCATGATGTTTCTATATGTGTGGTCAAAGGTACCATTTGAAAGATGCGGTTTTGGAAGGAGGTCATCCATGTAACAGAGCACATGGGATGAATATGGTCGAATACGTGAGGAAGGACAGTAGATTTGGTGAGCTTTTCCAGTTGTCAATGAAGGAATTCAACCCCATTTTCATGAAAAGGATTTTGGAAATTTATGAAGGTTTTAAAGGTTTAACTTCATTAGTTGATGTGGGTGGTGGTGATGGCGCCAACCTTAACATGATCATCCCCAAGTACCCTGCTATCAAGGGTATCAACTTTGATTTACCTGCTATACTAGACAAGTCTTCTTCATTTCCTGGTATGAATCCAAAAGATAAATCTAATAGTAATACAACTCGTGTTTTTTTTCACTTTATAATCATTTTGGAGGATTTTGCTTTAGGTATTGAGCATTGTTCAGGAGATATGTTTGTAAACATTCCCAAAGGAGAAACCATTTTCATGAAGGTCAGTTTAGATGGTTCTTAAATCTTATTCAAATGAATGTACAATTATGAGAAAATTGTTACTTTAAACTAATGAAAAGGCTCGAATGAAACAGTGGATATTGCATGGTTGGGATGATGAGCATTGCTTGATAATACTAAAAAATTGCTATGAAGCGTTGCCAGAATCCGGGAAAGTTATAGTAGTGGATATGGTGATATTGGAAGCCCCAGAAACAAGCTTAGCTGCTAGAAGCTTATATCAGTTCGATACGTTCATGATGAATAACAATATCACAGGGAAGGAAAGAACAAAAAGAGAATTTGAAGGCCTAGCAAAAGCAGCAGGGTTTTCTAGCATTTGTGTGGCTTGTTCTGCTTATGATTTTTCCGTTGTTGAACTTTTCAAATAAGCATGAAATTTCAGATGTTCTTTCTGATTTCCTGTACCATTCCACTCAATAAAACTGTGTACTTcgaagcatatatatatatatacagatggacatacatatatatatatataatgagacTACCAGGGGCCATAAGAAGCTTTGCCAGAACAATAATCTAGAATAAAAGACAATGCATTTTATTAAATTAGCAATTAGATAAAACACAAACAGAAcaagaaatcaatttttttttaaagtgtaTGTACTTTAATAAACATGTCCATCCAAACTAACATAATTGGTAACACAAGCAAAAAATGACCACAAGACATTTCGAGATTGCAATCCAAACCTTGCCATAGCTAACTCATCAACCATAGAATTATTTTCTAAGAAACTTTGAAAAGACAACCTTGTTCTTAGAACTTGAAAACTTTGGATATGTTCATAGACAGAGTAGAGAAGAGAAATTTTATGCTTTCTCAACTTCCTTGCAATTGAAAtttcaaagaaatttgaatgaaaGGTCAAAGGTTTGACTGAGTTCTGTTCGAATTTTGGGCTCAAGAGAGCTCTTTGTTGTATGTTCACGGAAAGATCCTTTCTGGGAACCACTTTTGTCTGAGTAAAGAAAACTGTGAAAGATTGCCACACAGAGATACACTTGAAAAATAACTTTCTACCAAAATTATTTGGAATATATGAAATAAGAGACAAATATTATTTAAAGCAAAAGGCCTGCTAAAATAATATTTCaaattacatagaaaaatatCAAGTTTGAAAGACTGTCTCGCCTAAATACAGCCCTCCAGATCTACTCGCGCTCTATTTGAATTGTAACATGGCTAATGTTATACTCTCTCTTTATGTAGTTAATGACCTTATCTAGCACCATGTCAGCATCAGCATCAGGCTTCACTATAACATGGCAAGCCAGCAAGACCTTCCCAACAGTAATAGCCCAAATGTGAAGCTCATGGATGGCAACAACTTCATCCATCTCACAAAGACCTTTCTCGAGTTTTGTGGCATCAATCTCTCTAGGTGTGCTCTCCATCAGAACTTCCAAGATGTTCCGCAGCATCCTGATAGTCGTTCCCAGCACAACTACTGAGAAAATGAGTGTGCATATCAGATCAATAATCTTCCACTCAGGTTTATACCATATAATTGCTCCACCAATCATCACTCCAACACTCTGAATGGAATCCCCCAGCACATGGAGATAAGCCCCCTGTATGTTGATATTCCACTGCTTTTTCTGTTTAACTCCACTTTCTGTTTCAACTTCATCTTCACAGTGATTCTTAAGCAGAGGTGCATTGATATCATCTCCATGAGCATCATGCTCATGATCATGCTGTGACGGACCCccatggtgatgatgatgatgtctgGTCACACTGATCCCGTGATGATGTGTGTCACCGTGATCCCCATGGCTGTGGTGATGCTTTCCATATCCATGATCATGCCCCCCATGTCCATGATCATGACTGTGGCCATGATCGTGGCCCAACAACAGTGCCATGGCAATATTAACCACTAAACCAAATGCAGAGACCGCAAACATGAGAAAACCCTTAACTTCCCCAGTTTCATTGATAAGTCTGGCAATGGCTTCATAGACAAGGATTCCAGCAAGAAGCCATATCATTTGAATGGATACAAGAGCACCCAGTATTTCAATCCTAAAGAAACCATAAGACTGACGAGGAGTTGCCTCCCACCCTGATGCCCATATTGAGAACAAAGAAATTGCAAATGCTGCAACATCTGACAATAAGTGAGCTGCATCTGTCAAAATTGCGAGACTGTTGGCTTTAATACCTCCAACAACTTCTACACTCATGAAAATGACACAGAGTACAACTGCTGTCAAAAGTTTCCGCATTGAGGCTGATCGTTCCTCTGCATCTTTAGAACTTGTTTTAGCATCTGCAAACCCACATGGCGCTTCACCACATACCTTAATCCCACGAAAGCTTTTGTCTTCAGCTGGAACATTTCCTCGTACTTCAATAATATGTCCATGTTCAGAATTGTGCACTTCCATCTGAAACAAACAAGCAATAGAAAAAAGATTTTCAATTCAAATTTTATCAATGAATATGCGGAAGGAAATCACCCCCCTATCACAACCACGAGAATAAAATTCTAGAATCATTTATTATCAACAGGCAATATATAAAGCCTGCGGCACAGTACTACACAACTGAAGCGTAACACGATGATATTGATCCCAAAGGTAAAAGCTTTAAAAAAGCTTGGCTCCATCTAATACATCATCACACTACTAAAAGTAGACCAAAGAGATAGAAAGATGAAAGTGACAGAATATGTAATACACTACCTCCCACATCTTAAATAGACTAGCACAAAAACAGAATTCTTATTTCAAGTAAATAACTTATAACTATGTTCAGAAGGTTACATAAAGTCAAATTCATACGTAGCCTGAATGTTGAAATTTTTGTCGCACCATTCACAGTACAGTAAAGTTGTGTGTAAAACAAAATACAATATCTAATGAGATTTATAATACTATATGAATGTAATTAACAAAACCAATTTCCTACCCTACTCTCGTTGAGAATTTTCTAAACTTGAAAAAAGATAAATAtcctaacaaaaaaaaattctacaGCTTTGTTCAGGGCACTTTCTGCAATAAAAAATGCAGCTTACAATATTCCATGACATCCACAAATAGCGTGGAAGCACCTAGAAAAATCAGTGGACACCTTGATGGAAAACAAAATAAGCAAAAACATTGATTTTCATATAAGTTCCTCACAATCACGTTAACACTGCCATAAAAGAGGGTGAAGCTGTAAGCTTATACTCGTTTAAGGACTCTAGAATGCTAAGAAACCAGAAAGTACCTAAAGTAATCAGTCCTAGCCTAGTCCGGACTCCTGGTCCAAATAAAGGATTCAAGGAATTAAAATTCATAATTAAACtagaattcaaaaataaaaattaggaCTTGTAATATTCCAAAAAATCTTAATATGAATCCTAGAAGAACTAACAGGTTTAGCATTGACTTCCCACGTTAGAAAACCGGCGTGAGTCAATTGCATAAGATGAAAACAAACAAGGTCTTCAACAGAGAAAATAAGACTTGGGTGGAGATGGTATATTTTTGAATGATTTTCCAGGAGAGAAAAAATCCCAGGAAAATCACAAGACTTGTAATAAAATGTTCTGGTTACTCATATACATTAAAATCAAACAAGAGAACTCGC from Humulus lupulus chromosome 5, drHumLupu1.1, whole genome shotgun sequence encodes the following:
- the LOC133778173 gene encoding caffeic acid 3-O-methyltransferase-like encodes the protein MNSDEIKEENHSQYAMQLATSSVLPMVLKATVELGLLDIIERAGPGALLSPAQIASELPTHNPDAPMLLDRLLCLLSSHSVLACSLSPDQSRDGKILRLYGLAPVAMYFVRNGIDGVSLAPLLCTMQDKAYIDIWYHLKDAVLEGGHPCNRAHGMNMVEYVRKDSRFGELFQLSMKEFNPIFMKRILEIYEGFKGLTSLVDVGGGDGANLNMIIPKYPAIKGINFDLPAILDKSSSFPGIEHCSGDMFVNIPKGETIFMKWILHGWDDEHCLIILKNCYEALPESGKVIVVDMVILEAPETSLAARSLYQFDTFMMNNNITGKERTKREFEGLAKAAGFSSICVACSAYDFSVVELFK
- the LOC133778172 gene encoding metal tolerance protein 1-like; amino-acid sequence: MEVHNSEHGHIIEVRGNVPAEDKSFRGIKVCGEAPCGFADAKTSSKDAEERSASMRKLLTAVVLCVIFMSVEVVGGIKANSLAILTDAAHLLSDVAAFAISLFSIWASGWEATPRQSYGFFRIEILGALVSIQMIWLLAGILVYEAIARLINETGEVKGFLMFAVSAFGLVVNIAMALLLGHDHGHSHDHGHGGHDHGYGKHHHSHGDHGDTHHHGISVTRHHHHHHGGPSQHDHEHDAHGDDINAPLLKNHCEDEVETESGVKQKKQWNINIQGAYLHVLGDSIQSVGVMIGGAIIWYKPEWKIIDLICTLIFSVVVLGTTIRMLRNILEVLMESTPREIDATKLEKGLCEMDEVVAIHELHIWAITVGKVLLACHVIVKPDADADMVLDKVINYIKREYNISHVTIQIERE